One window of Saimiri boliviensis isolate mSaiBol1 chromosome 4, mSaiBol1.pri, whole genome shotgun sequence genomic DNA carries:
- the LOC120363078 gene encoding HLA class I histocompatibility antigen, A alpha chain-like, with protein sequence MAPRTLLLLLSGALALTQTWASSHTLWYFTATMSRPGRGEPRFIAVGYVDDTQFGWFDSDAAIQRGEPRAPWAEQEGLEFWEEHAQGAKAKAKTDQVNLRILSGYYNQSEAEPHTIQDLYGCEMGPDGRLLRGYYKSAYDGKDHIALNEDLRSWTAADTMAQITKRKLEAAHEAESLRAYLEGACLEWLRRHLKNGKEALQRADPPKTHVTHHPVSDHEATLRCWALGFYPAEITLTWQRDGEDQTQDTELVETRPAGDGTFQKWAAVVVPSGEEQRYTCHVQHEGLLEPLTLRWEPPSQRTTRIVGIIAGLAVLGAVVTGAVVAAVIRRRKSSGGNRGSYSQAASSDSAQGSDVSLTACKA encoded by the exons ATGGCTCCCCgaaccctcctcctgctgctctcgggGGCCCTGGCCCTGACCCAGACCTGGGCGA GCTCCCACACCCTGTGGTATTTCACCGCCACCATGTCCCGGCCCGGCCGCGGGGAGCCCCGCTTCATCGCCGTGGGCTACGTGGACGACACGCAGTTCGGGTGGTTCGACAGCGACGCCGCGATTCAGAGAGGGGAGCCGCGGGCGCCCTGGGCGGAGCAGGAGGGTTTGGAGTTTTGGGAGGAGCACGCGCAGGGAGCCAAGGCCAAAGCAAAGACTGACCAAGTGAACCTGCGGATCCTGAGCGGCTACTACAACCAGAGCGAGGCCG AGCCTCACACTATCCAGGATTTGTATGGCTGCGAAATGGGGCCGGACGGGCGCCTCCTCCGCGGGTATTACAAGTCAGCCTACGATGGCAAGGATCACATCGCCCTGAACGAGGACCTGCGCTCCTGGACTGCCGCGGACACGATGGCCCAGATCACCAAGCGCAAGTTGGAGGCGGCCCATGAGGCGGAGAGTTTGAGAGCCTACCTGGAGGGCGCGTGCCTGGAGTGGCTCCGCAGACACCTGAAGAACGGGAAGGAGGCGCTGCAGCGCGCGG ATCCCCCAAAGACACACGTGACCCACCACCCCGTCTCTGACCATGAGGCCACCCtgaggtgctgggccctgggcttcTACCCTGCGGAGATCACACTGACCTGGCAGCGGGATGGGGAGGACCAAACTCAGGACACCGAGCTTGTGGAGACCAGGCCAGCAGGGGATGGAACCTTCCAGAAGTGGGCAGCTGTGGTGGTGCCTTCTGGAGAAGAGCAGAGATACACGTGCCATGTGCAGCACGAGGGGCTgctggagcccctcaccctgagaTGGG aGCCACCTTCCCAGCGCACCACCCGCATTGTGGGCATCATTGCTGGCCTGGCTGTCCTAGGAGCTGTGGTCACTGGAGCTGTGGTTGCTGCTGTAATACGGAGGAGGAAGAGCTCAG GTGGAAACAGAGGGAGCTACTCTCAGGCTGCGA GCAGCGACAGTGCCCAGGGCTCTGATGTGTCTCTCACAGCTTGTAAAG cctga